A genomic window from Cupriavidus basilensis includes:
- a CDS encoding gamma carbonic anhydrase family protein: MALYQLGDVAPTIDPDAYVAPEATIIGNVTLKARASVWPGVVIRGDNEPIVVGESSNVQEGTVLHTDPGCPLTIGDKVSIGHQAMLHGCTVGEGSLIGIQAVILNRAVIGKECLVGAGAVVTEGKVFPDRSLILGAPAKVVRELTEQDVANLYRNAETYATRQAMYKTQLKRID; the protein is encoded by the coding sequence ATGGCGCTTTACCAGCTCGGCGACGTTGCCCCCACCATCGATCCGGATGCCTACGTGGCGCCGGAGGCCACCATCATCGGCAACGTGACGCTCAAGGCGCGTGCCAGCGTATGGCCAGGCGTGGTGATCCGAGGCGACAACGAGCCGATCGTGGTTGGCGAGTCCAGCAATGTGCAGGAAGGCACCGTGCTCCATACCGACCCCGGCTGCCCGCTGACCATCGGCGACAAGGTCTCGATCGGCCACCAGGCCATGCTGCACGGCTGCACGGTGGGCGAAGGCTCGCTGATCGGCATCCAGGCGGTGATCCTGAACCGCGCGGTGATCGGCAAGGAGTGCCTTGTCGGCGCCGGCGCCGTGGTCACCGAAGGCAAGGTGTTCCCGGACCGTTCGCTGATCCTCGGCGCGCCGGCCAAGGTGGTGCGAGAGCTCACCGAGCAGGACGTGGCCAACCTGTATCGCAATGCCGAGACCTATGCCACT
- a CDS encoding ferritin-like domain-containing protein, with amino-acid sequence MPANLPDAASPGAPDPDRGATPGALSGAAAPSLRRQALAILCLSDAHEKAAATRRMRLAAEAMAPDALGIGEAIAAELPLPGRPALPELVAPQRVERRRSIHTPAGRAALIHALAHIEFNAINLALDAIWRFDAMPVAFYLDWLRVADEEALHFSLLAQHLATLDACYGDFPAHNSLWEMADKTAGDVLARMALVPRTLEARGLDASPPVRAKLAAAGDHEAAAIIDIILRDEVGHVAIGNHWYRWLCASRGLDPVATYAELAERYQAPRLRPPFNLAARRAAGFDEDELAWLEGQAAQLYSVTTT; translated from the coding sequence ATGCCAGCAAACCTACCCGACGCCGCGTCGCCTGGCGCCCCTGACCCCGATCGCGGTGCCACGCCTGGTGCTCTATCCGGCGCGGCGGCGCCGTCCTTGCGCCGCCAGGCGCTTGCCATCCTGTGCCTGAGCGACGCGCACGAGAAGGCTGCGGCCACACGCCGGATGCGGCTGGCGGCCGAGGCCATGGCGCCAGACGCCCTGGGCATCGGCGAGGCGATCGCGGCCGAACTGCCGTTGCCCGGCCGGCCGGCGCTGCCCGAACTGGTGGCCCCGCAGCGGGTGGAGCGGCGCCGCTCCATCCATACGCCCGCCGGCCGCGCGGCGCTGATCCACGCGCTCGCGCATATCGAGTTCAACGCGATCAACCTGGCGCTGGATGCCATCTGGCGATTCGATGCGATGCCGGTAGCCTTCTACCTGGACTGGCTGCGCGTGGCCGACGAGGAGGCGCTGCATTTCAGCCTGCTCGCGCAGCACCTGGCCACGCTGGATGCATGCTACGGCGATTTTCCGGCGCACAACAGCCTGTGGGAGATGGCGGACAAGACTGCCGGCGACGTGCTGGCGCGCATGGCGCTGGTGCCGCGCACGCTGGAGGCGCGCGGGCTGGATGCCTCGCCGCCGGTGCGCGCCAAGCTCGCAGCCGCGGGCGATCATGAGGCCGCCGCCATCATCGACATCATCTTGCGCGACGAGGTAGGTCACGTAGCCATTGGCAACCACTGGTACCGCTGGCTATGCGCCTCCCGCGGCCTGGACCCCGTCGCCACCTACGCCGAACTGGCCGAGCGCTACCAGGCGCCGCGCCTGCGGCCGCCCTTCAACCTGGCGGCGCGCCGCGCGGCGGGTTTCGACGAGGATGAGCTGGCGTGGCTCGAGGGACAGGCCGCTCAGTTGTATTCCGTCACCACGACATAG
- a CDS encoding acyl-CoA synthetase: protein MAAPALPASRRDDYPALHSQFHWHVPEFFNLAEACCGRWARDPATMDRIAVHTEHEDGRRASYSYAFIQAEADRLCRALRTLGVARGDRVGIVMPQRIETVIAHMAIYQLGAIAMPLSMLFGPEALAYRLQHSEACVAIADESSIDNVLAARAECPALATVIGAGAAVGRAEHDWDALLAAELPAFTAVVTKADEAAVLIYTSGTTGPPKGALIPHRALIGNLPGFVCSQNWFPHADDVFWSPADWAWTGGLWDALMPTLYFGKTIVGYQGRFSAQTAFELMARYRVTNTFLFPTALKQMMKTCPAPRAHYQLHLRALMSAGEAVGETVFAWCRDALGVVVNEMFGQTEINYIVGNCTAQNDDGQPGWPARPGSMGRPYPGHRVAVVDDEGRPCAAGEDGEVAVCSTDVHGHPDPVFFLGYWRNDDATAGKYLARDGLHWCRTGDLARIDEDGYLWYQGRADDVFKSSGYRIGPSEIENCLLKHPAVSNCAVVPSPDPERGAVVKAFIVLVPSIVRSAQADAALVAELQQHVRGQLAPYEYPKVIEFIAQLPMTTTGKIQRRVLREIEARRGAPAHP from the coding sequence ATGGCCGCACCTGCCCTGCCAGCAAGCCGGCGCGACGACTATCCCGCGCTACACTCGCAATTCCACTGGCATGTGCCCGAGTTTTTCAACCTGGCCGAAGCATGCTGCGGCCGCTGGGCACGCGACCCGGCCACGATGGATCGCATCGCGGTCCACACCGAGCACGAGGACGGGCGCCGCGCCAGCTACAGCTACGCCTTCATCCAGGCCGAGGCCGATCGCCTCTGCCGGGCGCTGCGCACGCTGGGTGTGGCGCGGGGCGACCGCGTGGGCATCGTCATGCCGCAGCGCATCGAGACGGTAATTGCGCATATGGCGATCTATCAGCTCGGCGCCATCGCCATGCCGTTGTCGATGCTGTTCGGCCCGGAAGCCCTGGCGTACCGCCTCCAGCACAGCGAGGCGTGCGTGGCGATTGCCGACGAATCCTCAATCGACAACGTGCTGGCCGCGCGCGCGGAGTGTCCGGCTCTGGCCACGGTGATCGGCGCCGGTGCCGCCGTGGGCCGCGCGGAGCACGACTGGGATGCGCTGCTGGCCGCCGAGTTGCCGGCGTTCACCGCGGTCGTGACCAAGGCCGATGAGGCTGCGGTGCTGATCTACACCAGCGGCACCACCGGCCCGCCCAAGGGCGCCCTGATCCCGCACCGCGCGCTGATAGGCAATCTCCCCGGCTTCGTCTGTTCGCAAAACTGGTTCCCCCATGCCGACGACGTGTTCTGGAGCCCGGCGGACTGGGCCTGGACCGGCGGGCTGTGGGATGCGCTGATGCCCACGCTGTACTTCGGCAAGACCATCGTGGGCTACCAGGGCAGGTTCTCCGCGCAAACCGCCTTCGAGCTGATGGCGCGTTATCGCGTCACCAATACCTTCCTGTTTCCCACCGCGCTCAAGCAGATGATGAAGACCTGCCCCGCCCCGCGCGCGCATTACCAGTTGCACCTGCGCGCGCTGATGAGCGCGGGCGAGGCCGTGGGAGAAACCGTGTTCGCCTGGTGCCGCGACGCACTCGGCGTGGTCGTCAACGAGATGTTCGGCCAGACCGAGATCAACTACATCGTGGGCAACTGCACCGCGCAAAACGACGATGGCCAGCCAGGCTGGCCGGCGCGCCCGGGCTCGATGGGAAGGCCCTACCCCGGGCACCGCGTCGCCGTCGTCGATGACGAGGGCAGGCCCTGCGCGGCTGGCGAGGACGGCGAGGTGGCCGTGTGCAGCACCGACGTCCACGGCCATCCCGACCCCGTGTTCTTCCTCGGCTACTGGCGAAATGACGACGCCACCGCCGGCAAGTACCTGGCGCGCGACGGCCTGCACTGGTGCCGCACGGGCGACCTGGCGCGCATCGACGAAGACGGCTACCTGTGGTACCAGGGGCGCGCCGACGATGTCTTCAAATCCTCCGGCTACCGCATTGGCCCGAGCGAGATCGAGAACTGCCTGCTCAAGCATCCCGCCGTGTCGAACTGCGCGGTGGTGCCCTCACCGGACCCGGAGCGCGGCGCGGTGGTCAAGGCGTTCATCGTGCTGGTGCCATCGATCGTGCGTTCGGCGCAGGCCGACGCCGCGCTGGTCGCCGAGCTGCAGCAGCATGTGCGCGGCCAGCTTGCGCCGTACGAGTATCCCAAGGTCATCGAATTCATCGCGCAGTTGCCGATGACCACCACCGGCAAGATCCAGCGGCGCGTGCTGCGCGAAATCGAAGCCCGGCGCGGCGCGCCAGCGCACCCGTAG
- a CDS encoding alpha/beta fold hydrolase gives MTIRETSRSEFITLRGLHMHVRHWGEPGAPTLFLLHGWMDVAASFQFMVDALERDWHVIAPDWRGFGQTDWPTRYPGTGSYWFPDYVADLEAVLDHYQPDAPVNLVGHSMGANVACFYAGIRPERVRRVVDLEGFGMTGTRAEQAPGRYARWLDELRERQPLRSYDSVEAVAARLQKTNPRLPDDRAAFLAEHWSARNAQGRWEILGDAAHKMVNPVLYRLDEVMAIWAQATAPVLHVEARNSQTLSHIAKGQPLAEFKQRFKAFRDFREAIVDDAGHMLHHDQPRVVAGLVESFCV, from the coding sequence ATGACAATTAGAGAAACCTCGCGCTCGGAATTTATCACGTTGCGCGGCCTCCATATGCACGTGCGCCACTGGGGCGAGCCCGGTGCGCCCACCTTGTTCCTGCTGCATGGCTGGATGGACGTGGCCGCCTCGTTCCAGTTCATGGTGGACGCGCTGGAACGCGATTGGCACGTGATCGCCCCGGACTGGCGCGGCTTTGGCCAGACCGACTGGCCTACGCGCTATCCCGGCACCGGGTCTTACTGGTTTCCCGACTATGTCGCCGATCTCGAGGCCGTGCTCGACCACTACCAGCCGGACGCGCCGGTGAACCTGGTGGGGCACAGCATGGGCGCCAATGTGGCCTGCTTCTACGCTGGCATCCGCCCCGAGCGGGTGCGCCGCGTGGTCGACCTGGAGGGGTTTGGCATGACCGGTACGCGCGCCGAGCAAGCACCCGGGCGCTATGCGCGCTGGCTCGACGAGTTGCGCGAGCGCCAGCCGTTGCGTTCCTATGACAGCGTAGAGGCGGTGGCGGCACGGCTGCAGAAGACCAATCCGCGCCTGCCCGACGACCGCGCCGCCTTCCTGGCCGAGCACTGGTCAGCGCGCAATGCGCAAGGCCGCTGGGAGATACTGGGCGATGCCGCGCACAAGATGGTCAATCCGGTGCTGTACCGGCTCGACGAGGTCATGGCGATCTGGGCGCAGGCCACAGCGCCGGTGTTGCACGTGGAAGCGCGCAATTCGCAGACGCTCAGCCATATCGCAAAGGGCCAGCCGCTGGCGGAGTTCAAGCAGCGCTTCAAGGCGTTTCGCGATTTCCGCGAGGCCATTGTCGATGACGCCGGCCATATGCTGCATCACGACCAGCCGCGCGTGGTGGCCGGGCTGGTCGAGTCTTTCTGCGTCTGA
- a CDS encoding NAD(P)/FAD-dependent oxidoreductase, with protein MPIQTPACATPDSRTPTVPADVIRTDVLIVGAGPVGLFAAFQAGVLGLKCELIDVLDRAGGQCTELYPEKPIYDIPAVPGCLAQDLVDRLLEQCAPFAFPMHFNERANGLAEVPPEPQATAGHEHPHRLLVTTDTGKRFDVAAVLICAGAGAFAPQRVALPEAAALEDRHLHYAVRDTARFAGKRVVVAGGGDSALDWALALRKTAARVTLLHRREGFRAADGAVAEMRAAVAAGEMDFVVGMLGALKTEGDALAGVDIRTREDTISLPADELVALYGLVSEPGPIAQWDLDMRAGRIVVDTTTYETSRRGIFAAGDIAFYPNKQKLILSGFHEAALALRRAYHYAFPEKALVHVHTSNNATLKEKLTHA; from the coding sequence ATGCCGATCCAAACCCCTGCTTGCGCCACGCCTGATTCCCGCACCCCAACCGTCCCGGCCGACGTGATCCGCACCGATGTGCTGATCGTCGGCGCCGGCCCGGTCGGCCTGTTTGCCGCCTTCCAGGCGGGCGTGCTGGGGCTGAAGTGCGAGCTCATCGACGTGCTGGACCGCGCTGGCGGACAGTGCACCGAGCTCTACCCGGAAAAGCCGATCTATGACATCCCCGCGGTGCCGGGCTGCCTGGCGCAGGACCTGGTCGACCGCCTGCTCGAGCAATGCGCGCCGTTCGCTTTTCCCATGCATTTCAACGAGCGCGCCAACGGCCTGGCCGAGGTCCCACCCGAACCTCAGGCCACGGCCGGCCATGAGCACCCGCACCGCCTGCTGGTCACAACCGACACCGGCAAGCGCTTCGACGTGGCCGCGGTGCTGATCTGCGCCGGCGCCGGCGCTTTCGCCCCGCAACGCGTGGCGCTGCCCGAGGCCGCCGCGCTGGAAGACCGCCACCTGCACTACGCTGTACGCGACACCGCGCGCTTCGCCGGCAAGCGCGTGGTGGTGGCCGGCGGCGGAGACTCCGCCCTGGACTGGGCGCTGGCGCTGCGCAAGACCGCGGCGCGCGTTACGTTGCTGCACCGCCGGGAAGGCTTTCGCGCGGCCGACGGGGCGGTGGCCGAAATGCGCGCGGCCGTGGCCGCCGGCGAGATGGACTTCGTGGTGGGCATGCTCGGCGCGCTCAAGACCGAAGGCGACGCGCTGGCCGGGGTCGACATTCGTACCCGGGAAGACACGATCAGCCTGCCTGCCGACGAACTCGTAGCGCTGTACGGCCTCGTCTCCGAACCCGGCCCGATCGCCCAGTGGGATCTCGACATGCGCGCCGGGCGCATCGTGGTGGATACCACCACCTACGAAACATCCCGCCGCGGCATTTTCGCCGCGGGCGACATCGCCTTCTACCCCAACAAGCAAAAACTCATCCTCTCCGGCTTCCACGAGGCAGCCCTGGCCCTGCGGCGCGCCTATCACTATGCCTTCCCGGAAAAGGCACTGGTCCATGTGCACACCAGCAACAACGCCACGCTCAAGGAAAAGCTGACGCACGCCTAA
- a CDS encoding 3',5'-nucleoside bisphosphate phosphatase → MQNSHAINADLHCHSTVSDGMLSPEDVAARAHAGGVAFWALTDHDEVKGQARARAAAEALGMRYVPGVEISVTWAGQTVHIVGLQIDPGNQVLVNGLAATRSGRAARAQDIGEALAAIGIGGAYEGALRHVGNPDLISRTHFARWLVEQGRCKTIGEVFDDYLGEGCPGYVGHRWAKLADAVGWIQAAGGIPVMAHPGRYHYTQLQHDALFDEFKQLGGAAVEVVTGSHTPEQYRQYANVAHHYGLLGSRGSDFHGPGEGRIELGSLPPLPSSVTPVWHDW, encoded by the coding sequence ATGCAAAATTCACACGCAATCAACGCAGATCTGCATTGCCATTCCACGGTGTCCGACGGCATGTTGTCCCCCGAGGACGTGGCCGCGCGCGCGCATGCCGGCGGCGTGGCGTTCTGGGCGCTGACGGACCATGACGAGGTCAAGGGCCAGGCCAGGGCGCGGGCCGCGGCCGAGGCGCTTGGCATGCGCTACGTGCCCGGGGTGGAGATCTCGGTGACGTGGGCCGGGCAGACCGTGCATATCGTTGGCTTGCAGATCGACCCCGGCAACCAGGTGCTGGTCAACGGCCTGGCGGCCACGCGCTCCGGGCGGGCTGCCAGGGCGCAGGACATCGGCGAAGCGCTGGCCGCGATCGGCATCGGGGGCGCCTATGAAGGCGCGCTGCGCCATGTCGGCAATCCCGACCTGATCTCGCGCACCCATTTCGCGCGCTGGCTGGTGGAACAAGGGCGGTGCAAGACCATTGGCGAAGTGTTCGACGACTACCTCGGCGAAGGCTGCCCGGGCTATGTCGGGCACCGCTGGGCCAAACTGGCCGATGCGGTGGGCTGGATCCAGGCGGCCGGCGGCATTCCGGTGATGGCACACCCGGGCCGCTACCACTACACGCAACTCCAGCACGATGCGCTGTTCGACGAGTTCAAGCAGCTTGGCGGGGCCGCGGTCGAGGTGGTCACCGGCAGCCATACGCCGGAGCAGTACCGCCAATATGCCAATGTCGCGCATCACTATGGCCTGCTGGGCTCGCGCGGCTCGGACTTCCACGGGCCGGGCGAGGGACGGATCGAGCTGGGCTCGCTGCCGCCGCTGCCGTCGTCGGTCACCCCGGTCTGGCATGACTGGTAA
- a CDS encoding L-threonylcarbamoyladenylate synthase, with amino-acid sequence MSQYFDIHPLNPQSRLIKQAAQIIGQGGLIALPTDSSYALACRLDDKAAVERLRRLRGIDDKHHLTLMCSDLSELGNFARVDNRQYRWLKGATPGPYVFILEATKEVPRRLSHPARKTIGVRVPDHPIPLALLAEVGEPLISATLQLPGDEAPLNEPEVIRARLEKLLELVICGGAAPAQPTTVIDLTAGEPELVRQGRGDIERFGL; translated from the coding sequence ATGTCCCAATACTTCGATATCCATCCGCTCAACCCCCAATCCCGCCTGATCAAGCAGGCCGCGCAGATCATCGGGCAGGGCGGGCTGATTGCCTTGCCCACCGACTCCAGCTACGCGCTGGCCTGCCGCCTTGACGACAAGGCGGCGGTAGAGCGGCTGCGCCGCTTGCGCGGGATCGACGACAAGCACCATCTGACCCTGATGTGCAGCGATTTGTCGGAGCTTGGCAACTTCGCGCGGGTGGACAACCGGCAGTACCGCTGGCTCAAGGGCGCTACGCCCGGGCCCTACGTCTTCATCCTCGAGGCCACCAAGGAAGTGCCGCGCCGGCTTTCGCATCCCGCCCGCAAGACCATTGGCGTGCGGGTGCCCGATCATCCCATTCCGCTGGCGCTGCTGGCCGAAGTGGGCGAGCCGCTGATTTCGGCCACCCTGCAGCTGCCGGGCGACGAAGCCCCGCTCAACGAGCCTGAGGTGATCCGCGCCCGGCTGGAAAAACTGCTGGAACTGGTGATCTGCGGCGGCGCCGCGCCCGCGCAGCCGACCACGGTGATCGACCTGACCGCCGGCGAGCCAGAACTGGTAAGGCAGGGACGTGGTGATATCGAGCGTTTTGGACTGTGA
- a CDS encoding site-2 protease family protein, protein MDSSLIQTLAVYALPVLFAITLHEAAHGYVAKLFGDNTAYSMGRVSLNPARHIDPIGTIAVPLLLYFMTSGQFVFGYAKPVPVAFDHLRNPRWHGMWVALAGPGSNVLQAFLWALVAVGLVVARVQEPFFTQMAQAGVLVNLVMAAFNLFPVPPLDGGRVLTALLPPRIAQAVSRIEPYGIFVVLALVAAGVITKVWMQPVMGALRSLVLLMLQPILALVQ, encoded by the coding sequence ATGGATTCTTCCCTGATTCAGACCCTAGCGGTCTACGCCCTGCCGGTCCTGTTCGCCATCACGCTGCATGAAGCCGCGCACGGCTACGTGGCCAAGCTGTTTGGCGACAACACCGCCTACTCGATGGGCCGCGTCAGCCTTAACCCGGCGCGCCATATCGATCCCATCGGCACCATCGCGGTGCCGCTGCTGCTCTATTTCATGACCAGCGGACAGTTCGTCTTCGGCTACGCCAAGCCGGTGCCGGTCGCCTTCGACCACCTGCGCAATCCGCGCTGGCATGGCATGTGGGTGGCGCTGGCGGGCCCGGGCAGCAATGTGTTGCAGGCCTTCCTGTGGGCGCTGGTGGCAGTCGGCCTGGTGGTCGCCAGGGTGCAGGAGCCCTTCTTCACCCAAATGGCGCAGGCCGGCGTGCTGGTCAACCTGGTGATGGCTGCGTTCAACCTGTTCCCCGTGCCGCCGCTCGACGGCGGCCGCGTCCTGACTGCGTTGTTGCCGCCGCGCATCGCGCAAGCGGTGTCGCGCATCGAGCCCTATGGCATCTTCGTGGTGCTGGCGCTGGTGGCGGCTGGCGTGATTACCAAAGTGTGGATGCAGCCGGTGATGGGGGCGCTCAGGAGCCTGGTGTTGCTGATGCTGCAACCCATCCTGGCGCTGGTGCAGTAA
- a CDS encoding tryptophan--tRNA ligase, translating into MFPDRVLSGMRPTGALHLGHYHGVLKNWVQLQAEYPCFFFVADWHALTTHYESPEVIGESVWEMLIDWLAAGVDPERATLFIQSRVPEHAELFLLLSMGTPLGWLERVPTYKDQIEKLKDKDLSTYGFLGYPLLQAADILIYRAGRVPVGEDQVPHVEITREIARRFNYLYGRQPDFEAQAQEAAKKLGGKRTKAYLELRRAYQEQGKAEALEEGGALVAQSQSLAAEDRELLLGYLGGSRKTILVEPQALLTAASRMPGLDGQKMSKSYGNTIRMREDKASVEKKVRTMPTDPARVRRTDAGDPARCPVWQLHQVYTDAPTREWVEKGCRSAGIGCIECKQPVIEGILREQQPMLERAQKYMDDPALLRAIVDHGCDQARQVARETMRDVRAVMGLGYR; encoded by the coding sequence ATGTTCCCCGATCGCGTTCTTTCCGGCATGCGGCCTACCGGCGCGCTGCACCTGGGCCATTATCACGGCGTACTCAAGAACTGGGTCCAGCTCCAGGCCGAATATCCCTGTTTCTTCTTCGTGGCAGACTGGCACGCGCTCACCACGCACTATGAATCGCCGGAGGTGATCGGCGAATCCGTGTGGGAGATGCTGATCGACTGGCTCGCCGCCGGCGTCGATCCCGAACGCGCCACGCTGTTCATCCAGAGCCGAGTGCCCGAGCATGCCGAGTTGTTCCTGCTGCTGTCGATGGGTACACCGCTGGGCTGGCTGGAGCGGGTGCCGACCTACAAGGACCAGATCGAGAAGCTCAAGGACAAGGATCTCTCCACCTACGGTTTTCTCGGCTATCCGCTGCTGCAGGCCGCCGACATCCTGATCTACCGTGCCGGCCGCGTGCCCGTGGGCGAGGACCAGGTGCCGCACGTGGAGATCACGCGTGAGATCGCGCGCCGCTTCAACTATCTGTACGGGCGCCAGCCAGACTTCGAGGCGCAGGCGCAGGAAGCCGCCAAAAAGCTGGGCGGCAAGCGCACCAAGGCCTATCTGGAACTGCGCCGCGCCTATCAGGAGCAGGGCAAGGCAGAGGCGCTCGAGGAGGGCGGCGCGCTGGTGGCGCAGTCGCAGAGCCTGGCCGCCGAAGACCGCGAGTTGCTGCTGGGCTACCTGGGCGGCTCGCGCAAGACCATCCTGGTCGAGCCGCAGGCGCTGCTGACCGCGGCATCGCGCATGCCCGGGCTGGACGGCCAGAAGATGTCGAAGTCCTATGGCAACACCATCCGCATGCGCGAGGACAAGGCGTCGGTGGAAAAGAAGGTGCGTACCATGCCGACCGATCCGGCACGCGTGCGCCGCACCGATGCCGGCGACCCGGCGCGTTGCCCGGTGTGGCAACTGCACCAGGTCTATACGGACGCGCCCACCCGCGAGTGGGTCGAGAAGGGTTGCCGCAGCGCCGGCATCGGCTGCATCGAATGCAAACAGCCGGTGATTGAGGGCATCCTGCGCGAGCAGCAGCCCATGCTGGAGCGGGCACAGAAATACATGGATGATCCCGCGCTGCTGCGCGCCATTGTCGACCACGGCTGCGACCAGGCCCGCCAGGTGGCGCGTGAGACGATGCGCGACGTGCGCGCCGTCATGGGCCTGGGGTACCGGTGA
- a CDS encoding class I SAM-dependent methyltransferase has translation MSTAAGIPHAPLGAPSPWVARWAHLVRPGGRVLDLACGNGRHAIWFACRGHAVLGVDRDAAALAALAALPEGVATRPVDLEQGTWPLADEPGFDAIVVTNYLHRPLWAHLFAALAPGGVLLYETFAAGNETVGKPSNPDFLLRPGELLDAVHGILRVIAYEDGVLKAPKTAFVQRICAIREDIGKTGGGAPPRYPLPG, from the coding sequence GTGAGCACGGCGGCGGGCATCCCCCACGCGCCGCTGGGCGCACCGTCGCCGTGGGTGGCGCGTTGGGCACATCTGGTGCGCCCGGGCGGCCGCGTGCTCGACCTGGCCTGCGGCAATGGCCGGCACGCCATCTGGTTCGCGTGCCGCGGCCATGCGGTGCTGGGCGTCGATCGCGATGCGGCGGCATTGGCCGCGCTGGCGGCTTTGCCCGAAGGCGTGGCCACGCGCCCGGTCGACCTGGAGCAGGGCACGTGGCCGCTGGCGGACGAGCCGGGCTTCGACGCGATCGTGGTCACCAATTACCTGCACAGGCCGCTTTGGGCGCATTTGTTCGCTGCGCTGGCGCCGGGCGGCGTGCTTCTTTATGAAACATTCGCGGCTGGCAACGAGACCGTGGGCAAGCCTTCGAACCCGGATTTCCTGCTACGGCCGGGTGAGTTGCTGGATGCCGTGCACGGCATCTTGCGCGTGATCGCCTACGAAGATGGCGTGTTGAAAGCGCCTAAAACTGCCTTTGTGCAGCGTATTTGCGCGATTCGCGAAGATATAGGCAAAACGGGCGGCGGAGCGCCGCCGCGGTATCCTTTGCCGGGCTGA
- the dapA gene encoding 4-hydroxy-tetrahydrodipicolinate synthase, translating into MTQINGSIVAIVTPMQEDGSLDFPALRALVDWHVAEGTDGIVIVGTTGESPTVNVDEHCELIRVAVEQADKRIPIIAGTGGNSTKEAIELTAFAKQVGADASLQVVPYYNKPTQEGMYRHFRTIAEAVELPVVLYNVPGRTVADMQHDTILRLAQVPGIIGVKEATGNIDRAAQLIKDAPQGFSIYSGDDPTAIALMLLGGHGNISVTANVAPRKMHELCVAALKGDAITARRIHMELVALNKAMFVEANPIPVKWALQQMGRMQGGIRLPLTPLSPEYHDVVRKALSAAGLLG; encoded by the coding sequence ATGACACAGATTAACGGCAGCATCGTCGCTATCGTGACGCCGATGCAGGAAGATGGCAGCCTGGATTTCCCCGCGCTGCGCGCCCTGGTCGACTGGCACGTGGCCGAGGGCACCGATGGCATCGTGATCGTCGGCACCACCGGCGAGTCGCCCACGGTGAACGTGGATGAGCATTGCGAGCTGATCCGCGTCGCCGTGGAGCAGGCCGACAAGCGCATCCCGATCATCGCCGGCACCGGCGGCAACTCGACCAAGGAAGCAATCGAGCTGACCGCGTTTGCCAAGCAGGTCGGCGCCGATGCGTCGCTGCAGGTGGTGCCCTACTACAACAAGCCCACCCAGGAAGGCATGTATCGCCATTTCCGCACGATCGCGGAAGCGGTGGAGCTGCCTGTCGTGCTGTACAACGTGCCGGGCCGTACCGTGGCCGACATGCAGCACGACACCATCCTGCGCCTGGCGCAGGTGCCGGGCATCATCGGCGTCAAGGAAGCGACCGGCAACATCGACCGTGCCGCGCAACTGATCAAGGATGCGCCGCAGGGCTTCTCCATCTACAGTGGCGACGATCCCACGGCGATTGCCCTGATGCTGCTGGGTGGCCATGGCAATATCTCCGTCACGGCCAACGTGGCGCCGCGCAAGATGCACGAATTGTGCGTGGCTGCCTTGAAGGGCGACGCGATTACCGCGCGTCGCATCCATATGGAACTGGTTGCGCTGAACAAGGCGATGTTCGTCGAGGCCAACCCGATTCCCGTCAAGTGGGCGCTCCAGCAAATGGGCAGAATGCAGGGTGGCATCCGCCTCCCGCTTACTCCGCTGTCACCGGAATACCACGATGTGGTGCGCAAGGCGCTGTCGGCGGCCGGCCTGCTCGGCTGA